The Apis cerana isolate GH-2021 linkage group LG12, AcerK_1.0, whole genome shotgun sequence sequence GACAAGCGGCAGAGAGGCTCGTACACCGAGAGAGAACGGTGGACTCCATTGCTGTCCTGAGTGCGTTTCTCATCGGCCGTGTCGTATTGCGTGTCTGTCCGTGCTTTCGTGCACATAAGTTTTCTTTCCACATTGGAGATATTGTGAATAGTATCCTTTGTGTTTAGTGCCTgaacaatatttgaaatcgTCGAACGTATCAAGATATAAAAACGAGCCAAAATGGTAAgtccaatattttcttttctggtGCGTGTGCTTATGCGGACGTCGTTTAGCAGCCCCTCGCCCTCACCCTCGCCTTGGCTTTCGTTTGCCGCATTGACGCGTCGAGTGCACGTGCAACCCAACCGATACGCATTTATTATGAAActtctttttgtaatattttttcgattaaaaagtttcgatttccatttctatatcattttatatcttgTCCTATGTATCAATTTACTGACgcactattataatattacattcataATGGCCGGTATGCGGCGATGGACCGACTATCGATCCATTTCTCCTCCGGTGACTACGTATGTGTATGTTTTTCTCAATCTTTCTGAGCATGTCATAAATTGCaaaagttacaaaaatattcatgaaaacattaaggaaatattaatgtaaaaaagaaacaaattttttaaattttctgctTTAAACATAGCGTTATTATAAACAGTACAGTAAAAACTTTTGAAAGTCAATATTatccataatatatttttttaaatatcaatgcaACGaccaattaaatattgttaaaaactttaaaattataaatttataaattatcaaaatatattaaaatatcttatctttaGATTATCAATCTCTCGTGAGATAATGTCATATTTCTTTGGATATTTCACTAATTccaatataatgttaaattattaataaagtaaattcaaataaagaactattatcatttgtataattaaaaattgaaaaattgatattaaaaaaatttaatttaatcatatttaatgaaataattatatataaagccatatatatataacattattattattatatatgtatttgtagatatatttcaattatgatttattatgatttcaaAAGGAATCTTAAAGTAcaaatttgtattatcttCTTTCTTAAAGTACAAACTTTAAAATGTAtccatttttatcttattttatatcacattattttttttaacaaaattttgtttggacaaatttatgtaataaaagagaaaaattttttttcgtataattattatttttttatggatgatcattgttttctttatatagtatatagtattCGACAATCAACCATTACACAGTAATACTTCACTATTGATTTTCGCGGTCTCTTGCCGTTGCGCTAATTTCCTCTATTCCTTATACATCATACTACAATTagttttatatgttaaattcttttaaatttgttcttcaaaattgaaatttaagaattctaatattactgtatgtatatttaactataaaaatgttgaaaattattatatatgtataaatatatttatttatattttataattatataatttcattttctaaatttttaatcaaatcacaAAAAGTAAGAATACATAATATGTAGTActcagaattttaaataaaattttcatttttattataattttataattatagttttatgtTTAAAGCATTCAACGATTCTCGCATaacctaaaatatatattattttgatcatctaaattatttatgcatatagatattaaaatttcataaacaaactttttataaatcgactaaaaataattttttaataaaacttttttacttttatcttaatatggttataatatttaatctgtaatatattatatattttcttttcaacaaacagttaaatattatattcctattattttatttataatattatttttaatgtagatTATAATGTTCattggatatttttacataaaatattatatgcatgaaatcgatttatattcaagatataaaaagaatattttattctaaaagttatgaattaatttaaactttataatattcattacttttatttataataaaataatttattaaaatcataaatatataaataataggaattttatatttgtatctaagattttttattcaaaaatacaatataaatgaatataacattttataaaagaaaaatataatcatattatattaaaataaattatatattgatattttaaatattaatcaaatagattattaaaattattagaaaattattttataatacaaaacattttcatgatgttcaataaaatagaatttttatatgcaaaaaaaaacttaattagatcttaataatattatattaatgatttatatatttaattaaaaatttaattttttaatttaaaggcTGATCAACTTACGGAAGAACAAATTGCAGAATTTAAGGAAGCATTTTCGCTATTTGATAAAGATGGAGATGGTACCATCACAACTAAAGAATTGGGTACAGTTATGCGATCACTAGGTCAAAATCCCACAGAAGCTGAGCTTCAGGATATGATTAATGAAGTTGATGCAGatggtattttatattaattttattttatatttaatatttaacatttatattttgatataattcattatcaatttttatattcattatattcagatggcatataattttaacattatttttaaatttattttgttcaaaatacttgcataataaaaaaataattcttatataatatatctctttctttatataattatctcttTCTTAAGAATATTGGGAAAAAATCTGATTtcagaaaaaatcaaaactaaaaatatttggaattgtAGGTAATGGCACAATCGATTTTCCGGAATTTTTAACTATGATGGCTCGTAAAATGAAAGATACTGATAGTGAGGAAGAAATTAGGGAGGCCTTCAGAGTATTTGATAAAGATGGAAATGGTTTCATATCTGCAGCAGAACTCAGACATGTTATGACAAATCTTGGCGAGAAACTCACTGATGAAGAAGTTGATGAAATGATTCGGGAGGCTGACATTGATGGTGATGGCCAAGTTAATTATGAAggttgtataattaaatataataattttaatttaaatagtaatatatattatgtaatttcagaattaaaatattgttatcaatattttaaaaattcaaattaaaactttttcagttaaaattttaaatatttgcataatttttaaatttaaaaaatatatttataaaattaaaattctaagaatcattttatttgtctAGAATTCGTCACAATGATGACATCAAAGTGAATGCAACCTGTGTAATGGAAAAACTTGCAACTTGGAGTGGTGTTGACGTATTAAGATAAatcaagaaacaaagaaaaatataatgttaacaaaaaacgaatcgaccagaaagtgaaaaaaatcttgtatCTGGACGCAAAGATGTCTATAAAACGCGAAAAATTAACGTCCAACACGCGTTAATCATCATTAACGATAAGTAATACAGGgcaattgtttaattaaaagagtTATACCACTGAAAATCATTATCTCTAAATACACAAAACTTAATTACAcaacataaacataaaaatacatattactcGCACACATACatgaatacaaaaaatatacagcACACAGAAATACCATCtacataaaagataatttatttccgtattaaaaagtatataattaaaaaatgttagagatatatatatataatatatattatatatatataatgtgtaaAAATGCGTTTGTTGATGATAAAAGTTTCCctattttcctctctttttgatattttccttttcttctctgcATACTTTCGAAGATTTtcaaaatgcaaatttttctaaattctactttttaaagtattgagaaaaattattaatcagtgaatggaggaggggaaaagtattaaaagaaaggaaaaattaacaaattattatgacATATTGTGTAGGTTTGAATATTaatcaagataaattaaaaatttagtctGATTGTTcctcaatcaaaaaaaaaatgtgtttataacgttaacaatataatatttgctctagtgagaaattttatcagtaatgtatatgttaaatatgttTGTTTTGCCAAAAAAATTcggtttgaatatttttttttataatacttttttttatatatttttttcaaaaataataacttttgctGATAATTCCgtgcatattaaattttttattgtatcatcatgaataataattctatttcttcaaTATCTGGAAAATATaaggattaaagaaaaatcctcAAGGAATTCAAAGATGCATAGTATTATCTTAGAACACATATTTGTGTAAAGAcagaatatgaaattaatttatatcagaaattttaattttgatgaaacattatgcttttttaattttgttataccTTTAAAAATCCTATGTAATATACAACATTATACACGTACATAAACACACATACGCAAGTACACAACAGTaacatataaaacatttcaCCAAGTGCGTTCtgtattcaatttcattataatcccGTTTGTATCTTATCTCCACTGAAAAAGCCTTAAAACGCGTGCGCGTTATACAACGTCGACACCActtttgttgaaatataaatgaaatcacAGGGAAATAGGGATGAGGGATTAAAAAAGGAATCAAGTCACAACAGTGATCGGTGCATTATATTTTCCTTCACCCAAGGATGCGTGCCAGTCTCGCAAGATGAGCAACTAAACCGGAAAAACTGGTGTGATTGTGCGATTCGTACGATAAtgttacttaaatattaagaacaGACACCGAAGAGTGGAAACACATGCGTGTCGGTGATTCagtcataatatatatgtaatatatattatatatacatatatataaatatatatgcgtgtgtgtatatatatatatatatatacatacgtatatgtatgtatatatatatagttatatataattaatttacgaaaaaaaggaagaaaagaagaaagaattccTCCACAgtcctttattatttaatattgaagtgAACAAAATGAGAAGTACTTGTATTTCTGGTGACCTAGATCGCATTGATcataaaaagacaaaataaatgtatcCTCATTTTTAGGTCACAACTACTCAATTCGTTTCCTTCATTAACCAATGGACCTCTCGTTTCAGCCATTTTTATCTTCATCGTCATTTTCAATGGCATCTAGGAATAGTTTGCCGACAAAATGTATGTGTATAATTCACTATCAAGATTCGCGTTAACATATCTACGAAGTTTCATCGGTTCGAAAGccttttatagaaatattaaggCATACGAATCGCAACAAAGAGCTCTTACAACTATTTTACTTCACTTGCGATCGTTCTGATAGCTGTTATCGTTATTgtgaacataaaattaaaatttagatttacgGCGAAAATGTTCTCACTTTGTAAAGAtgcaaaaaagagagaaagaggaatcaCGACAAAAGTCCTTTTGTAAATGGTGATATAGAACTTATTCAAATAACATCCCTATTTAAATGCTTAAACAAAGTTATTGCTCGTTTCATCGATCATTGACAATTAGTGTTTAAGtctaagttaaaaaaatatattccaatatttaatattaattttatattcgtgtCGCAAGTTATACATAGTctaaactataattttattgttcaaaGTTCTTTACAGCAAGCGTCAGGAGCCGACattgagttaaaaaaaataaaaaagttagtattgtatttaaaaaataactaaaagcTGAACTGAAATTTATCAACAAAATGcattctaatttctttaagaGTTGTTTCTTGAGATATTTGTTCctcgtaaataaaatagtagaaATTCTACATCATTCTTGTTCTCAATCTTTTCTTCgatactatataaaaaatactaaaatgcgatatttataaaactccGTCGTGACGTGGATaagacattatttatttttgatgtttatctttaaaaaataattccaataaatgtatttattcattcggctaacaaagaaatttttgctaTGTTTCTTTATCCTATATTTGAGAttgtatgattattatttctattttatgtgAGATATTTTCCGCCATATTTCGAAGgcatatttcatttatcgtgCATGACGAAGCGATACAGTTTGTATAAAGTGttattaagttaataaattgttcCCATACATTAAAAAGTcgaattattacttattttacaagaataataattttttgatttctcaaaaaagtgtttttaaatatcatataacttttaatttaaatgatttagtGTTGCTACtattttgtataatgataagattttaaattaaaatattacattttgtacaaattttaaatatattcatgtatatcattaatataaataatataaaaataataaatttactattagtagaaattaatgatttaaattttctatttttctattaaaatttttaaatatattacgtataatattataaaaattttaattgcataaaataaaagttaaagtttttaaataataacatttctattaaattttataatttctattaattatattaatataaatatgtatgtttattcttcaatttcattaaattatataaaatatttcttatttcattttaataataaaaacttcttttttaataaaaggtaagagtcatttttttaaaatctttacattcattaaatacataaaaatttatgtaaaaaatattgtatttcatgCAATTTtgtcaagaaaatttaatgttttataaattttttgcatatttttataatatacaaccTTCTggaataatcttaaaatgtaaacatacttcttgtaataaattttttaatatccttgCCTGGTTCTCTGAACTCTGTAAATCCATATTTATTAcagtgtgtatgtgtgtgtgtgtgtgtgtgtgtatatatgtgtatgtgtgtatatatatattaaaatttctttttaatagttgcaatactaaataaatgcatttagaaattgatttaaagaaacttaccccatttattataacagttggtataaaagaaattcttggTATTAAAACATTTGTTAATTTTCCATATTCAGCCAAAAGTTCTTTacctttttcttcattataacatttaaatatagggttataatctatattcattttttttgcacAGATTTCCATGATCTTTTTTGGTatcatgttatttttaatcatacaagatagatattctaatttaatggaagaattttttaaaatgtctaTAGAACATGcatgaataatatttgctgCACATTCAATAGGTCCATGTTgacatttaaattcatatccaTCTTCTGTTTTCAatgtctataaaaaatttggttaatttagatgaataattctaaatatatatttattttcatcttaaaattaaaaataattttttaatttaatttaatttaaaaatatttgaatatgaaaatatttaaataaataagatagatTAATCTATCTAATTGATctattattgaaatgaaaagtatgataataatgacatattatgatgaaaattattttattactatatatattattattatattatatacttatattatactaatgtataataataaatgtatataatttttaagaaatatattgtttaaaattttcttttttttttttatataaaatgtcttACCATAGCTTTTCCATATGGTATAAATTCTATTCGTACATTATCTGGAATTCTGTGATATGTTGGTAATAActgttttatgaaaaaactGCGTGAATCTGGACATAGTGCTTCATAATAAATAGCTATGTGTACCTTTTGtgcattcttttcttctttttggcTTAATGTTACTGGTTGATTATCCTGAAGCTGTGCTATATAAAACTTAGCAGATATCCAAGAAAATCGAGAaagttacataattatttttatttttatttttaagccattgacatgaaaattaaatatttatatatataataataatactttatttttataaaatttatttcattatttttaatatataatttattaattatgaaagttatttataccaacataaatatttttttacatattgattaattgcttatttaatataatttatagttacataatgataataatttatatggcatttagaattgaaaattataataaatttttaaattaaaatgaatattctaataaaacaatggtttttattaattatatattatttaaaactaaaaatatcttaaaaaatcatattttatattttataacatttgtaAACATATGGATTTTTACCTTTTATGTCTGATTTTCCTTGTGTAAAATTCAACCATATTTTTGAGGATTGCCAAAAAAGTAAAACTGAcagaataatcaataatatcttCCATCGAAAAATTCCTAATCCCATTATccgtaattataaaaacaaaacttaaaatgatataaaaatacaaaattttacttgTGATAAAAGTTTAGTGCAAGAAGTCTATGATATCGCATCACAATAAACATggaagtaaattattattttgtactaTCTATTCTTCAACTTGagttgttatatattttattatagaaataaacaatataattgatacatgtaaaataaaatttacttatatatattattaattaaatattactaatatatttttaaaaatatataaaaatattttttaatttaatttaaaaatgataatatatattaacaatttgataaagaatcaaattttaattatttttatataatgtttaaaataatataatttgtaaa is a genomic window containing:
- the LOC107998974 gene encoding calmodulin isoform X2 yields the protein MADQLTEEQIAEFKEAFSLFDKDGDGTITTKELGTVMRSLGQNPTEAELQDMINEVDADGNGTIDFPEFLTMMARKMKDTDSEEEIREAFRVFDKDGNGFISAAELRHVMTNLGEKLTDEEVDEMIREADIDGDGQVNYEEFVTMMTSK
- the LOC107998974 gene encoding calmodulin-alpha isoform X1, whose product is MADQLTEEQIAEFKEAFSLFDKDGDGTITTKELGTVMRSLGQNPTEAELQDMINEVDADGNGTIDFPEFLTMMARKMKDTDSEEEIREAFRVFDKDGNGFISAAELRHVMTNLGEKLTDEEVDEMIREADIDGDGQVNYEGCIIKYNNFNLNSNIYYVISELKYCYQYFKNSN
- the LOC107998899 gene encoding gamma-interferon-inducible lysosomal thiol reductase isoform X1, with translation MGLGIFRWKILLIILSVLLFWQSSKIWLNFTQGKSDIKAQLQDNQPVTLSQKEEKNAQKVHIAIYYEALCPDSRSFFIKQLLPTYHRIPDNVRIEFIPYGKAMTLKTEDGYEFKCQHGPIECAANIIHACSIDILKNSSIKLEYLSCMIKNNMIPKKIMEICAKKMNIDYNPIFKCYNEEKGKELLAEYGKLTNVLIPRISFIPTVIINGVSFFKSISKCIYLVLQLLKRNFNIYIHTYTYIHTHTHTHIHTVINMDLQSSENQARILKNLLQEVCLHFKIIPEGCIL
- the LOC107998899 gene encoding gamma-interferon-inducible lysosomal thiol reductase isoform X2 — its product is MGLGIFRWKILLIILSVLLFWQSSKIWLNFTQGKSDIKAQLQDNQPVTLSQKEEKNAQKVHIAIYYEALCPDSRSFFIKQLLPTYHRIPDNVRIEFIPYGKAMTLKTEDGYEFKCQHGPIECAANIIHACSIDILKNSSIKLEYLSCMIKNNMIPKKIMEICAKKMNIDYNPIFKCYNEEKGKELLAEYGKLTNVLIPRISFIPTVIINGSSENQARILKNLLQEVCLHFKIIPEGCIL